The Mucilaginibacter yixingensis genome window below encodes:
- a CDS encoding hydrogen peroxide-inducible genes activator produces MTLVQLEYAVAVDTYRNFVLAAEKCFVTQPTLSMQLQKLEDTLGVKIFDRSKQPVVPTEIGEEIIAQARVLLAESQKLKEIVSDRQKDLAGELKIGIIPTIAPYLLPRIINQFIEKYPQVKLLVWELTTEQITQQLKLGLIDCGILSTPLHEASLTEIPVFYENFVAYTSKTSKLFKKKHIEPDDIDLEEIWILNEGHCMRNQVLNMCQRRKSTQSFQHFEYNTGSVETLKRMVDQNNGATILPELALSELSDKQLDKVRYFRAPEPAREVSIVIQRNFLKRRMIEALKNEILEFVPKRMRSRKKKDVIDL; encoded by the coding sequence ATGACCTTAGTTCAGTTAGAATATGCCGTTGCGGTTGATACCTACCGCAACTTTGTGCTGGCCGCAGAGAAATGCTTTGTAACCCAACCAACCCTGAGCATGCAGTTGCAAAAGCTGGAAGACACGCTGGGCGTAAAGATTTTTGACCGCAGCAAACAACCCGTAGTACCCACGGAGATTGGCGAAGAGATTATAGCCCAGGCCCGTGTACTGCTGGCTGAGAGCCAGAAACTAAAAGAGATTGTAAGCGATCGGCAGAAAGACCTGGCCGGCGAACTGAAAATAGGCATCATCCCTACCATTGCGCCGTATTTGCTGCCGCGCATTATCAACCAATTTATTGAGAAGTATCCACAGGTAAAGCTACTGGTTTGGGAGCTAACCACCGAACAAATTACCCAACAGCTCAAACTTGGATTGATTGATTGCGGTATCCTCTCCACCCCGCTACATGAGGCCAGCCTGACCGAGATTCCGGTGTTTTACGAAAACTTTGTGGCCTACACCTCTAAAACCAGCAAGCTCTTTAAAAAGAAACATATTGAGCCTGATGATATTGACCTGGAAGAGATCTGGATATTGAATGAGGGGCACTGTATGCGCAACCAGGTGCTAAACATGTGCCAACGCCGTAAAAGTACCCAGAGCTTTCAGCATTTTGAATACAACACCGGCAGCGTAGAAACGCTAAAGCGCATGGTAGATCAAAACAATGGCGCCACCATATTGCCGGAACTGGCCCTTTCTGAACTATCTGACAAACAACTAGACAAGGTGCGCTATTTCCGTGCACCAGAACCTGCGCGCGAGGTAAGCATCGTTATTCAGCGCAACTTTTTGAAACGCCGAATGATTGAGGCCCTGAAGAATGAAATACTGGAGTTTGTGCCCAAACGCATGCGCAGCCGGAAGAAGAAGGATGTGATTGATTTGTAG
- a CDS encoding PorP/SprF family type IX secretion system membrane protein, with protein MKNRLLLLMALIAAGATSVKAQIDPHFSQYYANPLWLNPALTGIMNGDFRVTGNYKNQWANVGNAYQTVAVAADARPGDRVSVGLNVLDQRAGSAGFNYLTAYGSFAYNITVSADGNQKVNFGVQAGFINRSFDMSKTQFGSQYNPNGGFDPSMPSFESFSNSSTTVFDANAGIFYYDGDPLSTINPFAGVSVGHLSRPNDPFSGTGKGKVPLRYTFHGGLRIKASDLFDITPNALYIQQQKTNEFAMGAYSEMKFQQNNGLIMGAMYRIHDAAIADVGYHVNNTIIGVSYDFNTTSLSRATNGAGGLELSISYVFRKRIQEPEPICPRL; from the coding sequence ATGAAAAACAGACTACTATTACTAATGGCGCTGATTGCGGCCGGAGCAACCTCTGTAAAAGCCCAGATCGATCCGCATTTCTCGCAATATTATGCTAATCCACTGTGGCTTAACCCTGCACTTACCGGTATTATGAATGGCGATTTTCGTGTGACCGGTAACTACAAAAACCAATGGGCCAATGTGGGCAATGCCTACCAAACTGTTGCTGTTGCTGCTGATGCCCGTCCGGGCGACCGGGTAAGTGTTGGCCTGAACGTGCTTGATCAAAGAGCAGGTTCAGCAGGATTCAATTACCTCACTGCCTACGGTTCTTTCGCTTACAATATCACGGTGTCTGCCGATGGTAACCAGAAGGTCAACTTTGGTGTGCAGGCTGGTTTTATAAACCGCAGCTTTGATATGAGCAAAACGCAGTTTGGTAGCCAATACAATCCAAATGGCGGTTTTGACCCGTCGATGCCGAGTTTTGAAAGCTTCTCAAACAGCAGTACCACGGTGTTTGATGCCAACGCCGGGATTTTTTATTACGATGGCGATCCGCTGAGTACGATTAATCCATTTGCAGGTGTGAGTGTTGGTCACCTTTCTCGCCCCAACGATCCGTTCTCTGGTACGGGAAAAGGCAAAGTGCCGCTGCGTTATACCTTCCATGGTGGTTTACGCATCAAGGCGTCAGATTTGTTTGATATTACTCCTAATGCTTTATATATCCAGCAGCAAAAAACCAATGAGTTTGCCATGGGCGCCTACTCGGAGATGAAGTTTCAACAGAATAACGGCCTGATTATGGGTGCCATGTATCGCATACACGATGCGGCTATTGCCGATGTGGGCTACCACGTAAACAATACCATTATTGGGGTAAGTTATGATTTTAACACCACGTCGCTCAGTAGAGCAACAAACGGTGCGGGCGGTCTGGAGCTTTCTATTAGCTACGTGTTCCGCAAAAGAATACAAGAACCTGAACCTATTTGTCCAAGGCTTTAA
- a CDS encoding OmpA family protein: MIKKSTILLSLALLAAPAALFAQYKSDYKEQGDKSFNNKDYYEAAYYYKEAANGMQMTPSAVLPFQSVAVKKSTDKVPEQIYVAFQLAESYRGYENYLEAEGWYYRVLNANYESKYPLARYWYGVCLRANQHFDEAIAQLTQFTANYKGDNKYIEQANKEMENCRFAKEQYKYPMLADLTKMKGDWNSDGSNYALQTRDGRSWFTSSRMLKDDKKRLNRVYEFAAGGIAKPEIVHFEGESKKDVEYGTPAFTPDGSRMYITRWYKDGAKTIHGIYFSNKKAQGWGALVKLNGNVNADSFSAIQPCVAFGGKKLLFVSNKAGGQGGYDIWVADLGADGQPVNSTNLGANINTSADEQAPYYSDADKRMVYSSKGMIGLGGFDLYEANYNGVEWSKAHNMGFPVNSAKDDLYYYPDKTDPKKFYISSDRESDCCLDLFTATDKRYVLSGLVVDCETHKALAGAKVTFLDSISKTPVKEEVLGADGKYSFAVATQRPYNLVIEKSGYFTKVLPIVQHGAKMKGDTLFNPDLCLQPFVVNKPIVIQNILYDFNMATLRPESKTVLNDLVKIMKDNPKIKIELSSHTDSIGSDAYNIDLSQRRAQSCVDYIIASDVDNARVFAKGYGKSKPIAPNSLPNGKDNPEGRQLNRRTEFTVLKVEE, from the coding sequence ATGATCAAGAAATCTACTATTCTGCTATCGCTCGCTCTGCTGGCCGCACCGGCTGCGCTGTTTGCGCAATATAAAAGTGATTATAAAGAACAGGGCGACAAATCGTTCAACAACAAAGACTATTATGAGGCAGCTTATTACTACAAGGAAGCAGCCAATGGCATGCAAATGACGCCGTCTGCGGTGCTGCCGTTCCAGTCGGTTGCCGTTAAAAAGAGCACAGACAAAGTGCCTGAGCAGATCTACGTGGCCTTCCAGTTGGCAGAATCATATCGCGGATATGAGAACTACCTGGAGGCCGAGGGCTGGTACTACCGCGTGCTGAATGCCAACTATGAGAGTAAGTATCCGCTGGCCCGTTACTGGTACGGCGTGTGTTTGCGTGCTAACCAGCATTTTGATGAGGCTATTGCACAGCTTACCCAGTTTACAGCCAACTACAAAGGCGACAATAAATACATAGAGCAAGCCAATAAAGAGATGGAAAATTGCCGCTTTGCCAAAGAGCAATACAAATACCCCATGCTGGCTGATCTGACCAAGATGAAAGGCGATTGGAACTCTGACGGATCAAACTATGCGCTGCAGACCAGAGATGGGCGCTCATGGTTCACCTCATCGCGCATGCTGAAGGATGATAAAAAACGCCTTAACCGCGTATATGAGTTTGCGGCCGGCGGCATTGCCAAGCCTGAGATTGTACATTTTGAGGGCGAAAGCAAAAAGGATGTAGAATATGGAACGCCGGCCTTTACGCCAGATGGCTCGCGCATGTACATCACCCGTTGGTATAAAGACGGTGCCAAAACTATTCATGGTATCTATTTTTCTAACAAAAAGGCACAAGGCTGGGGGGCATTAGTAAAACTGAACGGTAACGTAAATGCCGATAGCTTTAGCGCTATACAGCCATGTGTAGCCTTTGGCGGTAAAAAGTTGTTGTTTGTATCAAACAAAGCTGGCGGACAGGGGGGCTATGATATCTGGGTTGCAGATCTGGGCGCCGATGGTCAGCCGGTAAACTCTACCAACCTGGGCGCTAATATTAATACCAGTGCCGATGAGCAGGCGCCTTATTACAGCGATGCCGACAAACGCATGGTATACAGTTCAAAAGGAATGATCGGCCTGGGTGGCTTTGATTTGTATGAGGCTAACTACAACGGCGTGGAGTGGAGTAAAGCGCATAACATGGGTTTCCCGGTTAACTCGGCTAAAGACGACCTGTATTACTATCCTGATAAAACTGATCCGAAGAAATTTTATATCAGCTCAGACCGCGAGTCTGATTGTTGTTTGGATCTGTTTACGGCTACTGATAAGCGCTACGTTCTCTCGGGCCTGGTAGTTGACTGCGAAACCCACAAAGCCCTGGCAGGCGCAAAGGTTACCTTCCTTGATTCTATTTCTAAAACTCCCGTTAAAGAAGAGGTTTTAGGTGCCGATGGTAAATATAGCTTTGCCGTAGCTACCCAGCGCCCATATAATTTGGTGATTGAGAAAAGCGGATACTTTACTAAAGTGCTGCCAATTGTACAGCATGGCGCTAAAATGAAAGGCGATACGCTGTTCAATCCAGATTTGTGCCTGCAGCCGTTTGTGGTGAACAAGCCTATCGTTATTCAAAACATTCTGTACGATTTCAACATGGCCACTCTACGCCCTGAGTCAAAAACAGTGCTGAACGATCTGGTGAAGATTATGAAGGATAATCCAAAAATTAAGATCGAACTAAGCTCGCACACCGATTCTATTGGTAGCGATGCTTACAACATAGACTTGTCTCAACGCCGGGCACAATCATGTGTAGATTACATTATTGCCAGCGATGTAGACAATGCCAGGGTATTTGCCAAAGGATATGGTAAAAGCAAACCAATTGCACCAAACTCACTGCCTAACGGAAAAGACAATCCCGAAGGGCGCCAATTAAACCGAAGAACCGAATTCACAGTTTTAAAAGTAGAAGAATAG
- a CDS encoding response regulator translates to MNDISISRKLYFTVGIMALLVTVELCTLWFSVSTLSSVRSFVAAEGLWSKAEKDAVLYLRMYAYSHNEKDYQAFKKFLEVSKGDKQTRAELQKKHPDLEKARRGFLQGKNHPADVDGMINLLQRFQKTYYLNKAFSIWADADPMIERLERIGDTLHTQIVTFGPRQAYMEEALGEMTYINQRLTTMEDGFSATLGEGARWLENLVRKVLLMLSLTIGTTSILITISVSNKIEEGISAINEAALEFSLGRLTRRARVYSKDEIGALAVAFNQMADKLEASILALREKEQHLQKEQERAEASEKVKRLFLMNMSHELRTPMNAILGFAHLLEDATVSKEQKDYIKFQILAAEELLNILNDILDFSKIESGNVVLEAMPFNLHQMIDELSAEMLPRAAGKDIHFQIYVDHNVPEVLLGDAKRLWQVLYNLLANAFKFTTRGRVGISIQVVDDQQHHLELEFSVTDTGVGVAEDVKEKIFESFEQAESGPERRFGGAGLGLSIVKQLVELQGGKVHVNSQQGRGSEFYFRLSFLKLKGGQLPEQVEEIDLPQREILSPKDGRVRVLVVDDNPMNRLMVNKMLQKKGFEAEEAENGKVALNKFNSSHFDMVLMDLQMPEMDGYEATRQIRALADDKRNVPIIAITAHTIQGERERCLAIGMNEFISKPFKPDELFEKMGELLK, encoded by the coding sequence TTGAATGACATATCCATATCCCGTAAACTGTATTTTACGGTGGGGATTATGGCGTTGCTGGTAACCGTTGAATTATGCACACTGTGGTTTTCGGTTAGCACACTGTCATCGGTACGGTCTTTTGTTGCCGCCGAGGGCCTGTGGTCTAAAGCCGAAAAAGATGCAGTGCTTTACCTCCGCATGTATGCCTATTCGCATAATGAGAAAGACTATCAGGCGTTTAAAAAGTTCTTAGAGGTATCTAAAGGGGATAAGCAAACACGCGCAGAGCTGCAAAAAAAGCACCCTGATCTGGAGAAAGCCCGTCGCGGTTTTTTGCAAGGTAAAAATCATCCGGCCGATGTGGACGGGATGATCAACCTGCTGCAGCGTTTCCAAAAAACTTATTATCTCAACAAAGCATTTTCAATTTGGGCCGATGCTGATCCTATGATTGAGCGGCTGGAACGAATAGGCGATACCCTGCATACGCAAATTGTAACTTTTGGTCCGCGGCAGGCTTACATGGAGGAGGCGCTGGGCGAGATGACCTACATCAACCAGCGGTTAACTACTATGGAGGATGGTTTTTCAGCAACGTTGGGCGAGGGTGCGCGCTGGTTGGAAAACCTGGTGCGCAAAGTGCTGCTTATGCTTTCGCTTACCATTGGTACCACCAGTATTTTAATCACCATCTCGGTAAGTAATAAGATTGAAGAAGGTATTTCGGCCATCAATGAGGCCGCCCTTGAATTTAGTCTGGGGCGGCTGACCAGGCGTGCACGCGTGTATTCTAAGGATGAAATTGGTGCATTGGCCGTGGCTTTTAACCAGATGGCAGATAAGCTGGAGGCAAGCATACTGGCTCTCCGGGAGAAAGAACAACATTTGCAAAAAGAGCAGGAGCGTGCCGAGGCATCAGAAAAGGTAAAGCGACTGTTCCTGATGAATATGAGCCACGAGCTACGCACGCCGATGAATGCCATTTTGGGTTTTGCCCATTTACTGGAGGATGCCACGGTGAGCAAGGAGCAGAAAGATTATATCAAATTCCAGATCCTGGCTGCAGAAGAACTGCTGAATATTCTGAACGATATACTCGATTTCTCCAAGATCGAATCCGGCAATGTGGTGTTAGAGGCCATGCCTTTTAACCTGCACCAGATGATTGATGAGCTGTCTGCAGAAATGTTGCCGCGGGCCGCTGGGAAAGACATTCATTTTCAGATTTATGTAGATCATAATGTCCCCGAAGTGTTGTTGGGCGATGCCAAACGATTGTGGCAGGTGCTTTATAACCTGCTGGCTAACGCCTTTAAGTTTACAACCCGGGGGCGAGTAGGGATTTCCATTCAGGTGGTAGACGATCAGCAGCATCACCTGGAACTGGAGTTTAGCGTTACCGATACCGGTGTAGGTGTTGCTGAAGATGTGAAAGAAAAAATATTTGAAAGCTTTGAACAGGCAGAGTCTGGTCCTGAGCGCCGGTTTGGCGGCGCAGGGCTGGGGTTGAGTATTGTGAAGCAATTAGTAGAATTGCAGGGCGGCAAAGTGCACGTAAACAGCCAGCAGGGCCGGGGATCTGAGTTTTACTTCCGCTTGTCGTTCCTTAAACTAAAGGGTGGTCAGCTGCCGGAACAGGTAGAGGAGATTGATCTGCCTCAGCGGGAAATACTGTCTCCAAAAGATGGACGTGTTCGTGTGTTGGTAGTTGATGATAACCCGATGAACCGCTTAATGGTTAATAAAATGCTGCAAAAGAAAGGCTTTGAGGCCGAGGAAGCGGAGAACGGAAAAGTAGCTCTCAATAAGTTTAACAGCTCGCATTTTGATATGGTACTGATGGACTTGCAAATGCCCGAGATGGATGGTTACGAAGCAACCCGCCAGATTCGTGCGTTGGCAGATGATAAAAGAAATGTGCCTATCATTGCCATTACGGCCCATACGATCCAGGGCGAGCGGGAGCGCTGCCTGGCCATCGGCATGAACGAGTTTATCTCCAAACCGTTTAAGCCTGACGAACTTTTTGAAAAGATGGGCGAATTGTTGAAGTAG